Proteins from one Acropora muricata isolate sample 2 chromosome 9, ASM3666990v1, whole genome shotgun sequence genomic window:
- the LOC136929148 gene encoding uncharacterized protein: protein MGEDLRTWPEPAPNWPEAKQTWAWRWSFHVYFFTALYCLVIARGLFMLLTKGKVFLRSKNHRLVMNCLLLFFGILRLVFFTWDPYGSSPTRTKAEMVASIITFGIGTACLTSSFSFLLLIVLESTRISLAPSKLQSRSFLTGVCAVNVLYIITSDLIVAHFHSAKVMILICQIAFALWGILVAFGYALAALRLWRNLRASRQASQFDRDLATEGKKFVRLIKLLCLASICGAVLFSTIVFSAVGETSVYGESEFVNIWPWLAIQSLLRGCEILMCLLIFIIALKSNTSSRTNNNNNTVDTMNIKSTQSEETREPPF from the coding sequence ATGGGTGAAGACTTACGAACTTGGCCTGAACCAGCTCCGAACTGGCCTGAAGCGAAACAAACTTGGGCATGGAGGTGGTCATTTCATGTATACTTTTTCACGGCGCTGTATTGCCTTGTTATTGCACGTGGGTTGTTTATGTTGCTTACCAAAGGAAAGGTATTTCTCCGTAGTAAGAACCATCGTTTGGTGATGAATTGTCTGctgctgttttttggaattttgcgGCTTGTGTTTTTCACGTGGGATCCGTACGGCTCAAGTCCTACACGTACCAAGGCAGAGATGGTCGCTTCCATCATTACATTCGGTATTGGGACAGCCTGCTTAACATCTTCCTTTAGTTTCTTGCTATTAATCGTTTTGGAAAGCACGCGGATTTCTCTTGCACCGAGCAAGCTTCAAAGTCGATCATTCCTCACCGGCGTCTGCGCCGTCAACGTGCTTTATATCATCACTTCTGACTTGATCGTGGCACACTTTCATAGCGCCAAAGTCATGATTTTGATATGTCAAATTGCTTTTGCTCTCTGGGGAATCCTAGTGGCTTTTGGTTATGCTTTGGCTGCCTTAAGATTATGGCGCAATCTCAGGGCTTCGCGGCAAGCTTCTCAGTTCGACCGCGATCTTGCGACGGAAGGCAAAAAATTCGTAAGACTTATCAAGCTGTTATGTTTAGCATCGATTTGCGGTGCAGTTTTGTTCTCCACAATAGTGTTCTCTGCAGTTGGAGAAACCAGCGTCTACGGTGAATCTGAATTCGTCAATATTTGGCCGTGGTTGGCTATCCAATCTCTGTTGAGAGGATGCGAAATCTTAATGTGCTTGCTTATTTTTATTATCGCCCTGAAAAGCAACACTTCGTCGAggacaaacaataataataatacagttGACACGATGAACATTAAAAGCACGCAGAGTGAAGAAACGAGAGAACCCCCTTTCTAA
- the LOC136929149 gene encoding protein phosphatase 1 regulatory subunit 27-like, with product MAQRNVNRRKALRSEPGSNPTSSTALFPRTVLPRAASTPEICLIRTEAKTEEKDSNKAKYTRPRSVSFHPDIRLYYAATTNDLEEVRMLVESGMADVNAKNPAEGATALHGAAYEGNVDCVRYLLESGADVDLRDDDGWTALHAAVCGKRRKCVALLLEADFDAFAENIDRLTPFQMAVEMGNDKLLRQFLKKFNSLMQDDSVPESLV from the coding sequence ATGGCTCAGCGCAATGTCAACAGAAGGAAAGCTCTTCGCTCAGAGCCAGGTTCCAACCCTACGTCCTCAACTGCCTTGTTTCCACGAACTGTTTTACCAAGGGCTGCGTCAACACCTGAAATATGTTTGATTCGAACTGAAGCCAAAACAGAGGAAAAAGACTCGAATAAAGCAAAATATACTCGACCGCGAAGTGTTAGCTTTCATCCAGATATAAGACTTTATTACGCTGCTACGACCAATGATTTAGAAGAGGTAAGGATGTTGGTAGAGTCAGGCATGGCGGATGTGAACGCGAAGAATCCAGCCGAAGGGGCGACGGCTTTGCACGGCGCTGCGTACGAAGGCAACGTTGATTGTGTACGATATCTGCTGGAAAGCGGCGCAGATGTGGATTTACGCGACGACGATGGATGGACAGCGTTACATGCTGCCGTGTGCGGCAAAAGAAGAAAGTGTGTAGCCCTGTTGCTAGAGGCTGATTTCGACGCCTTCGCAGAGAACATCGACCGACTGACCCCTTTTCAAATGGCAGTTGAAATGGGAAATGATAAACTTTTAAGACAGTTTCTTAAAAAGTTTAATTCTCTAATGCAAGATGACTCAGTTCCGGAGTCGTTGGTTTGA
- the LOC136929754 gene encoding ankyrin repeat domain-containing protein 49-like — translation MTTLRHTPQIKIDFCREEGTSFETGQGETMVETDKLCLNRFKKKYKKSESRRSKLWDAIKDDRPGDIPKIVKEENIEVNELTSSLIHEAAFEGKLESVKALLDCGAKVNLSDTDDWTVLHAAVLGGHVELVRLLIQRGADLYAETNEKYIPFHIATGKGDEDMVALLMEKMSQLATLHAN, via the coding sequence ATGACGACCTTACGCCACACACCTCAAATTAAGATCGATTTCTGCCGAGAAGAGGGTACAAGTTTTGAAACCGGACAAGGTGAAACGATGGTCGAGACAGACAAACTCTGTCTGAATAGATTTAAGAAGAAATACAAGAAATCGGAAAGCCGTAGAAGCAAGCTGTGGGATGCAATCAAAGACGACCGGCCAGGTGACATTCCAAAAATCGTCAAAGAAGAAAACATTGAAGTCAACGAACTAACATCTTCTCTTATCCACGAAGCTGCGTTTGAAGGAAAACTCGAATCCGTCAAAGCTCTGCTGGATTGCGGTGCGAAAGTAAATTTGTCCGACACCGACGATTGGACGGTTCTCCATGCAGCTGTCTTGGGCGGCCATGTTGAACTTGTCCGATTGTTGATCCAAAGAGGTGCGGATTTGTACGCCGAAACGAATGAAAAGTACATTCCTTTTCACATCGCTACGGGAAAAGGTGACGAGGATATGGTAGCCTTGCTAATGGAGAAAATGTCGCAGCTAGCGACGTTACATGCAAACTAA
- the LOC136929758 gene encoding fibronectin type 3 and ankyrin repeat domains protein 1-like has translation MTSLPELTVGEVNYNSIELKWSDGENNNGKRRLLYHVQLNKTRPRSPRPGAQSFDPLTNYQGYSLQHVFKGLDPITQYLCRLKIMKDNNESYDSSWSEPISVCTANEPPSGAELHRAVERQELDKIRGILKENSSVVEVMDKFGLTPLMVAAQKGFTDVMEILLGLNADPNYASSNGKTSLMIACYAGQEYAARLLRQHDVPWETRDKNGLTAVHYTADGGHDDLLLWVLRDGGPVDIEDSVNGWSPLMRVACLSGNFDVAETLIDKGADINRFDKTGKNVLMAASMNGHFNLVRLLVDKGADIYLKNREGKTALEFARSMERHSIIKYLEFQVEKEEKQRKAKLLEEKIRDSQQKLSQLQMNIK, from the exons ATGACGTCTTTACCCGAACTAACGGTCGGCGAAGTTAACTACAACAGCATAGAACTGAAATGGAGCGACGGAGAGAACAACAACGGAAAGCGACGACTTTTATACCACGTACAGTTGAACAAGACTCGGCCACGCAGCCCTCGTCCAGGAGCCCAGTCGTTCGACCCTTTGACTAACTATCAAGGCTACAGTTTGCAGCATGTCTTTAAGGGCTTGGATCCTATCACTCAATACTTATGTCGCTTAAAAATTATGAAGGACAATAACGAAAGTTATGACAGCAGCTGGTCCGAGCCAATTTCTGTTTGTACAGCCAATGAACCGCCTTCTGGAGCGGAGTTGCACAGGGCTGTAGAGAGACAAGAATTGGACAAAATTCGTGGCATACTCAAAGAAAATAGTTCAGTTGTCGAGGTAATGGATAAGTTTGGCTTGACGCCGCTCATGGTTGCAGCTCAAAAGGGATTCACGG ATGTAATGGAAATCCTTCTTGGTTTAAATGCCGATCCCAATTATGCAAGTTCTAATGGGAAGACGAGTTTGATGATTGCCTGCTACGCGGGCCAAGAATATGCAGCACGATTGCTACGCCAGCATGATGTTCCATGGGAAACGCGTGACAAAAATGGGTTGACCGCTGTGCACTATACTGCTGACGGAGGCCACGACGATCTCCTGTTATGGGTTCTGCGAGATGGTGGACCAGTTGACATTGAAGACTCCGTTAACGGGTGGAGTCCTCTGATGCGCGTTGCATGCCTATCTGGAAATTTTGATGTGGCGGAAACTCTCATAGACAAGGGCGCCGATATTAACAGATTTGATAAAACGGGCAAGAATGTGCTAATGGCTGCCTCAATGAATGGCCACTTCAACTTGGTGCGCTTGCTTGTCGACAAGGGAGCAGATATATACTTAAAAAACAGAGAAGGTAAAACAGCCTTGGAGTTTGCGCGCTCGATGGAAAGACACAGcattataaaatatttagaGTTCCAAGtggaaaaagaagagaagcaaaGGAAGGCAAAACTACTGGAGGAGAAAATCAGAGACAGTCAACAGAAACTCAGCCAATTACAAATGAACATAAAGTAA